From the Pseudomonadota bacterium genome, one window contains:
- a CDS encoding protein kinase, with protein MNETRKLVRGSRPVPRATQRAEQGEVSFASSPEPLQIVTDLELQSVIGQGGMGIVFRVYDRSLQRPIAMKVLKSEIPQSALPCLAQEALVTGRLEHPGIVPVYGAGQDDGGNPDCFTMKYVDGVTLTDRLLELSKLGTPPRGRHLQELLTKFLKVCESVSFAHSRGVLHRDIKPDNIMLGSYGEVYLMDWGLALLRSDNSERRVSDAAPKHEQPKHEQHGPVVGTPHYMAPEAIRCGPYSVDERTDVFSLGAVLYEMLTLVPPYDFEDDLPLWMLSRNDTIKPPEQVTPDAPPPAQLCDIVMQALSHSPDDRQQSAEQLRQDIETFLYAGGWFTRRQFASGCIVAHEGEEGGSAYIVEKGRCRVYCETDGATKALRELGPGECFGELALLTSGKRTATVEALTDVTLLEVSSDVFERELPRGSWTRQFVDTLAERFLQSERDQRRRPP; from the coding sequence TTGAACGAAACTAGGAAACTGGTCCGCGGCAGTCGTCCGGTCCCGCGCGCAACGCAGCGGGCCGAGCAGGGCGAGGTTTCGTTTGCATCATCCCCGGAGCCCCTCCAGATCGTCACCGATCTCGAGCTGCAATCCGTGATCGGCCAGGGCGGCATGGGGATCGTATTCCGCGTCTACGACCGCAGCCTGCAGCGTCCGATCGCCATGAAGGTGCTCAAGTCCGAGATCCCGCAGTCTGCGCTGCCGTGTCTTGCGCAGGAGGCGCTCGTCACCGGCCGGCTGGAACACCCGGGGATCGTACCCGTGTACGGCGCCGGCCAAGACGATGGCGGAAACCCCGATTGCTTCACCATGAAGTACGTGGATGGCGTGACGCTGACAGATAGGCTCCTCGAGCTGTCCAAGCTCGGAACGCCACCCCGCGGCCGGCACTTGCAGGAACTGCTGACCAAGTTTCTCAAGGTCTGCGAGTCGGTATCCTTCGCACACAGCCGGGGCGTGCTGCACCGAGATATCAAGCCCGACAATATCATGCTGGGTAGCTACGGTGAGGTCTACCTGATGGACTGGGGGCTCGCGCTGCTCCGGTCCGACAACAGCGAGCGCCGTGTGAGCGATGCAGCACCGAAGCACGAACAGCCGAAGCACGAACAACATGGGCCCGTGGTGGGAACGCCGCACTACATGGCCCCCGAGGCGATTCGCTGCGGACCTTACTCGGTGGACGAGCGCACCGATGTGTTTTCGCTCGGCGCCGTGCTCTACGAGATGCTTACGTTGGTTCCGCCGTACGACTTTGAGGACGACCTCCCGTTGTGGATGCTCTCCCGCAACGACACCATCAAGCCCCCCGAGCAGGTCACGCCGGACGCCCCTCCTCCGGCGCAGCTTTGCGACATCGTGATGCAAGCCCTTTCCCACTCACCCGATGACCGCCAGCAGAGCGCCGAACAGCTGCGACAGGACATCGAAACGTTCCTGTACGCCGGCGGCTGGTTCACGCGCCGGCAGTTCGCTTCCGGCTGCATCGTGGCGCACGAGGGGGAAGAGGGGGGCAGCGCCTACATCGTCGAGAAGGGGCGCTGTCGAGTCTACTGCGAGACGGACGGAGCCACGAAAGCGCTGCGAGAGCTGGGACCCGGGGAGTGTTTCGGCGAGTTGGCCTTGCTGACTTCCGGCAAACGCACCGCCACGGTCGAAGCGCTCACAGACGTCACCCTGCTCGAAGTCTCGAGCGACGTCTTCGAGCGTGAGCTGCCCCGTGGCTCATGGACACGTCAGTTCGTCGACACCTTGGCCGAGCGGTTCCTGCAGTCCGAGCGCGACCAGCGCCGGCGCCCACCCTAG